One region of Exiguobacterium acetylicum genomic DNA includes:
- a CDS encoding YqzM family protein, producing the protein MAHSVRPPSENAFENDIQSKRNDALDSAVGFGASFGFFAVLFIIGVAIKFLSL; encoded by the coding sequence ATGGCACATTCAGTACGCCCACCAAGTGAAAACGCGTTCGAGAACGATATTCAATCAAAACGCAACGATGCGCTCGACTCTGCCGTTGGTTTTGGTGCATCATTCGGCTTCTTCGCAGTCTTGTTCATCATCGGTGTCGCAATTAAGTTCTTAAGTCTATAA
- the holA gene encoding DNA polymerase III subunit delta yields the protein MMKTPWLVNGKLANLYLLYGTERHLLEEWEREIVKAALPDGERFDYMKIDLNDQPLDAVLDEAETVPFLSDYRVVVAKPATFLTGAKDKKQHNLERLADYILQPADYAVVVLIVEAEKLDERKTVVKRLKERATVLEAKKPTTEELFRFVLDAVNDKGYRMERPAIERLIFLTAEMWGTLAHELEKLMLFAGDRPTIEIEDVDLLVPRTLEDNVFQLTDYLMKRQLEPAIRLIRDLEKQGQEVLALLGLMARQYRMMLLSKRLAEQGYGERQIASKVGAHPYAIKLALQSAKRFTFAQLEQALIAITTTDEGMKTGRGDKKILFDALIVRLATL from the coding sequence ATGATGAAAACTCCTTGGCTCGTCAACGGAAAATTAGCGAATTTATACTTATTATATGGAACAGAACGACACTTGTTAGAAGAATGGGAACGTGAAATCGTAAAAGCGGCTCTTCCAGACGGAGAACGTTTTGATTATATGAAAATCGATTTGAACGACCAACCGCTTGATGCGGTACTCGATGAAGCGGAGACAGTACCCTTTTTAAGCGACTACCGCGTCGTCGTTGCAAAACCTGCAACGTTTCTGACAGGAGCGAAAGATAAAAAACAACATAACCTCGAACGATTAGCAGATTATATCCTACAACCGGCAGACTACGCGGTCGTTGTCTTGATCGTCGAAGCAGAAAAGCTAGATGAACGAAAAACCGTCGTCAAACGATTGAAGGAGCGCGCGACGGTACTAGAGGCAAAAAAACCGACGACCGAAGAGTTGTTCCGCTTCGTTCTGGATGCTGTCAACGACAAAGGATACCGGATGGAACGTCCGGCAATCGAGCGACTCATTTTTTTGACTGCTGAGATGTGGGGGACATTAGCCCATGAACTTGAAAAGTTGATGTTGTTTGCAGGGGACCGACCAACGATCGAAATCGAAGATGTCGATTTGCTTGTTCCGCGGACACTAGAGGACAACGTCTTTCAATTAACGGACTACTTGATGAAGCGTCAACTCGAACCAGCGATCCGCTTGATTCGCGACCTTGAAAAACAAGGACAGGAAGTGTTGGCTCTCCTTGGGCTGATGGCACGCCAATACCGGATGATGCTGCTGTCGAAACGATTAGCAGAACAAGGATACGGAGAACGACAAATCGCATCAAAAGTCGGAGCTCATCCGTATGCGATTAAATTGGCACTCCAGTCTGCCAAGCGGTTTACGTTTGCGCAGCTCGAGCAAGCACTCATCGCCATCACGACGACAGATGAAGGTATGAAGACAGGACGCGGTGATAAGAAGATTCTATTCGATGCGTTGATTGTTCGCTTAGCGACGCTATAA
- a CDS encoding GNAT family N-acetyltransferase, which yields MMEVQIITAEEVIPLRHDVLRPHQPREACVYPDDALPSTFHLGGIKAQQIVAIGSFSEQSHAQAPGATYQLRGMASSEDVRGEGYGRALIEEARRLLKERQVTAWWCNARVTALPFYERLGLERVGEPFLIEGIGLHYVMIDRLDDK from the coding sequence ATGATGGAAGTCCAGATCATTACAGCAGAAGAGGTCATCCCATTACGGCATGATGTGTTACGTCCGCATCAACCACGTGAAGCATGTGTTTATCCAGACGATGCCTTGCCATCGACGTTTCATCTCGGCGGGATAAAAGCACAGCAAATCGTCGCAATTGGTAGTTTCTCGGAACAATCGCATGCACAAGCGCCAGGAGCGACGTATCAGCTTCGTGGTATGGCGTCGAGTGAAGATGTGCGTGGTGAAGGGTATGGTCGGGCGCTGATCGAAGAAGCCCGTCGCCTATTGAAAGAACGACAAGTGACAGCATGGTGGTGTAACGCCCGCGTCACGGCACTTCCTTTTTATGAGCGCCTCGGACTGGAACGTGTTGGAGAACCGTTCCTCATTGAAGGAATCGGTCTTCACTATGTCATGATCGATCGTCTAGACGACAAGTAA
- the rpsT gene encoding 30S ribosomal protein S20, which translates to MANIKSAIKRVKTAEKRRVANVQRKSAMRSAIKAVETFAAEGNKDQAVLAFATASKKIDKAAAKGLIHSNKAGRDKSRLAKLVNAL; encoded by the coding sequence ATGGCTAACATTAAATCAGCAATCAAACGCGTTAAAACAGCTGAAAAACGCCGCGTCGCTAACGTACAACGTAAATCGGCAATGCGTTCAGCGATTAAAGCAGTCGAAACTTTCGCAGCTGAAGGTAACAAAGACCAAGCGGTCCTTGCTTTCGCTACAGCTTCTAAAAAAATCGACAAAGCTGCTGCTAAAGGTCTCATCCACAGCAACAAAGCTGGTCGTGACAAATCACGTCTCGCTAAACTCGTAAACGCACTTTAA
- the lepA gene encoding translation elongation factor 4 → MTNEDRLKRQKSIRNFSIIAHIDHGKSTLADRILEKTGALTSREMKDQTLDAMDLERERGITIKLNAVQLKYTAKDGEDYILHLIDTPGHVDFTYEVSRSLAACEGAVLVVDAAQGIEAQTLANVYLALDNDLEILPIINKIDLPSADVERVRQEIEDVIGLDASEAVPTSAKAGIGIEEILEQIVEKVPAPTGDPSAPLEALIFDSYYDAYRGVVASIRIVNGTVKVGDKIRMMSTGKDFEVLELAVATPKPLRQQELTVGDVGTLSASIKTVGDVRVGDTITLAKQPATEALPGYRKMNPMVYCGLYPIDAAKYNDLREALEKLQLSDAALEFEPETSQALGFGFRCGFLGMLHMEIIQERIEREFNIDMITTAPSVIYHVTTTAGEVLHVDNPSKMPDQQKVEFIEEPFVKAAVMTPNDYVGAIMELCQKKRGTFVDMQYIDTTRVKITYELPLSEIVYDFFDQLKSSTKGYASLDYELIGYQQSRLVKMDILLNNENVDALSFIVHRDFAYERGKVIVDKLKELIPRMQFEVPIQAAVGTKIVARSTIKALRKNVLAKCYGGDISRKRKLLEKQKEGKKRMKMVGSVEVPQEAFMSVLSMDED, encoded by the coding sequence ATGACGAATGAAGACCGTTTAAAGCGGCAGAAGAGTATTCGTAACTTCTCGATCATTGCCCATATCGATCACGGGAAGTCGACACTCGCTGACCGAATTTTAGAAAAAACTGGCGCGTTGACATCGCGCGAAATGAAAGATCAGACGCTTGATGCCATGGATCTCGAACGTGAGCGTGGCATCACGATTAAACTCAACGCTGTTCAATTGAAGTATACAGCAAAAGATGGGGAAGACTACATTCTTCACCTCATTGATACACCTGGACACGTCGACTTCACATATGAAGTCTCGCGTTCACTTGCAGCTTGTGAAGGGGCTGTCCTCGTCGTCGATGCGGCGCAAGGAATCGAAGCGCAGACGCTTGCGAACGTTTACTTAGCACTCGACAACGATCTCGAAATCCTTCCGATCATCAACAAAATCGATTTACCTTCTGCGGATGTCGAACGCGTCCGTCAAGAAATCGAAGATGTCATCGGACTTGATGCATCTGAAGCCGTTCCGACTTCTGCGAAGGCAGGGATCGGTATTGAAGAAATTCTCGAACAAATCGTCGAGAAAGTACCAGCGCCGACGGGTGATCCGTCTGCACCACTCGAAGCATTGATCTTTGACTCCTATTATGATGCTTACCGTGGTGTCGTAGCATCGATTCGAATCGTCAACGGAACAGTTAAAGTCGGCGACAAGATTCGGATGATGTCGACAGGTAAGGACTTTGAGGTTCTGGAGCTTGCCGTTGCGACACCAAAACCATTACGTCAGCAAGAATTGACGGTGGGTGATGTTGGAACGTTGTCTGCGTCGATCAAAACGGTCGGCGATGTACGTGTCGGGGATACGATCACGCTTGCGAAACAGCCGGCTACTGAAGCACTGCCAGGATACCGGAAGATGAATCCGATGGTGTACTGTGGACTCTATCCAATCGATGCTGCGAAATACAACGATTTACGAGAAGCGCTTGAAAAACTACAACTCAGTGACGCGGCGCTTGAGTTCGAACCAGAGACATCACAAGCACTCGGATTCGGATTCCGTTGTGGATTCCTTGGGATGCTCCACATGGAAATCATCCAGGAGCGGATCGAACGTGAGTTCAACATCGATATGATCACGACGGCACCATCGGTTATCTATCACGTGACGACGACAGCGGGTGAAGTCTTGCACGTCGATAACCCATCGAAGATGCCGGATCAGCAAAAAGTCGAATTCATCGAAGAGCCGTTCGTTAAGGCTGCTGTCATGACACCAAATGATTACGTCGGTGCGATCATGGAATTGTGTCAGAAGAAGCGTGGGACATTCGTTGACATGCAATATATCGATACGACACGTGTCAAAATCACGTATGAGTTACCGTTATCTGAGATCGTCTACGACTTCTTCGATCAGTTGAAATCGAGTACGAAAGGGTATGCGTCACTTGATTATGAATTGATCGGCTACCAACAGTCGCGTCTCGTCAAGATGGACATCCTGCTCAACAACGAGAACGTCGATGCGCTCAGCTTCATCGTTCACCGTGACTTTGCGTACGAACGCGGGAAAGTCATCGTTGATAAGTTGAAAGAATTGATTCCGCGGATGCAGTTTGAAGTGCCGATCCAAGCAGCAGTCGGAACGAAGATCGTCGCTCGTTCGACGATTAAGGCATTACGGAAGAACGTTCTCGCGAAATGTTACGGGGGAGATATCTCTCGTAAACGGAAGCTGCTCGAGAAGCAAAAAGAAGGTAAGAAACGCATGAAGATGGTAGGCTCAGTAGAGGTACCGCAAGAAGCCTTCATGTCCGTTCTATCCATGGACGAAGATTAA
- the hemW gene encoding radical SAM family heme chaperone HemW, giving the protein MGIRAAYVHIPFCEHICYYCDFNKVFLKNQPVDEYLDALEREIELTLKQYPTDHLETIFIGGGTPTALNEPQMQRLMEIIQKHLLPLTGDDLEYTVESNPDGVSEEKLDIMKAGGVNRVSFGVQSFDDGLLERIGRTHREAKVAQTLDAAAKRFDNISVDLMFGLPNQTLDQVRYDVSRALQLPITHISSYSLILEPHTVFAIQERKGKLPLPTQDLEAEMYQVMIDTIEAGGYAQYEISNFAQTGKESRHNRVYWENDEYYGFGAGSHSYINQTRRANIAPIPHYIKAEGLPVRKETPLTNVERMEEEMFLGLRMKDGVSLERFRTKYGVAFKDVFGEVMKRLLPNGLVEQTETHIRLTPAGVPLANEVFAEFIGEAQVQ; this is encoded by the coding sequence ATGGGAATACGCGCCGCATATGTCCACATCCCTTTTTGTGAACATATTTGTTATTACTGTGATTTCAATAAAGTCTTTTTAAAGAATCAGCCCGTCGATGAATACCTCGATGCGCTCGAACGCGAAATCGAACTGACGTTGAAACAATACCCGACGGATCATCTCGAGACGATCTTCATCGGTGGCGGCACACCAACCGCTTTGAATGAACCACAGATGCAACGGTTGATGGAAATCATCCAGAAGCACTTGTTGCCACTGACAGGCGATGATTTAGAGTACACGGTCGAGTCGAACCCGGACGGTGTATCGGAAGAGAAACTCGATATCATGAAAGCGGGCGGTGTCAACCGCGTCAGTTTTGGTGTCCAATCATTTGATGACGGGTTGCTCGAACGCATCGGTCGGACGCACCGGGAAGCGAAAGTCGCGCAGACGCTCGACGCAGCAGCAAAACGGTTTGATAACATCTCCGTCGACTTGATGTTCGGCTTACCGAATCAGACGCTCGATCAGGTCCGCTACGACGTCTCGCGGGCGCTTCAATTACCGATCACGCATATCTCTTCTTATTCATTAATCTTAGAACCGCATACGGTCTTTGCAATTCAAGAGCGAAAAGGAAAGTTACCGCTACCGACGCAAGATCTCGAGGCAGAGATGTATCAAGTGATGATTGATACGATCGAAGCAGGTGGATATGCGCAGTATGAGATCTCGAACTTCGCGCAAACAGGAAAAGAGAGTCGTCATAATCGCGTCTACTGGGAAAACGATGAGTACTACGGATTCGGTGCAGGATCACACAGCTATATCAATCAGACGCGTCGTGCGAACATCGCACCAATTCCGCACTATATCAAGGCGGAAGGGTTACCGGTTCGAAAAGAGACGCCGTTAACGAACGTAGAGCGGATGGAAGAAGAGATGTTCCTCGGACTTCGAATGAAGGATGGCGTATCACTCGAACGTTTCCGGACGAAATATGGAGTAGCGTTTAAAGATGTGTTTGGTGAAGTCATGAAACGTTTATTGCCAAACGGTCTCGTCGAACAGACGGAGACACATATCCGTTTGACGCCTGCTGGAGTTCCATTAGCGAACGAAGTCTTTGCGGAGTTCATCGGTGAAGCGCAGGTTCAATGA
- the hrcA gene encoding heat-inducible transcriptional repressor HrcA has product MVKKVLTDRQLLILRAIVDDYIKTAQPVGSRTLSKRDDVTFSSATIRNEMADLEEMGLIEKPHTSAGRIPSELGYRFYVDHLIRPESITPKEAQALKSLFAHSVNENDRLIRHTADLLSDLTHYTTLVLGPKEEGQRLHHLELIPLAEGRVVIVLVTETGHVEHKTLQLNQALSQEAASRLMERLNQTLRGTPLSALRSRLLEEIRRFRSEHSEQTVLLSKALDLVLTDQEERPFIYLGGKANMFDQPEFQDVAKLRPVLELIEQQEAVLDFLRPNLDNQILITIGSENNVDALKDCSVIRAHYSVDGVSIGTLALIGPKRMDYNRGINSIIHLLQAFQTELHKNNLD; this is encoded by the coding sequence GTGGTGAAGAAGGTGCTGACGGATCGTCAATTGTTGATTTTACGTGCAATCGTCGATGATTACATTAAGACTGCTCAACCCGTCGGCTCACGGACGCTCTCCAAGCGAGACGACGTGACGTTCAGTTCCGCGACCATTCGTAACGAGATGGCGGACCTCGAAGAGATGGGTCTGATTGAAAAGCCACACACTTCCGCAGGACGGATTCCTTCCGAACTCGGATATCGTTTTTATGTCGACCATCTGATTCGTCCGGAAAGCATCACACCAAAAGAAGCGCAGGCATTGAAATCACTCTTTGCCCATTCCGTGAATGAGAATGATCGGTTGATTCGGCACACAGCAGACCTGTTGAGCGATTTAACCCATTACACGACGCTTGTACTTGGACCAAAAGAAGAAGGACAACGCTTGCATCATCTGGAATTGATTCCTCTTGCCGAAGGTCGTGTCGTCATCGTTCTCGTCACCGAGACGGGACATGTCGAACACAAGACCCTGCAATTGAATCAAGCGTTGTCCCAAGAAGCAGCGAGCCGGCTGATGGAACGTCTGAATCAGACGTTGCGCGGTACGCCGCTCTCAGCCTTGCGCAGTCGTCTGCTCGAGGAAATCCGTCGCTTTCGTTCAGAGCATTCTGAACAGACGGTGTTGCTCTCGAAGGCACTTGATCTCGTCTTGACGGATCAAGAGGAGCGACCGTTCATCTATTTGGGCGGGAAAGCCAACATGTTCGATCAGCCTGAATTTCAGGACGTCGCCAAACTACGACCTGTTCTCGAGTTGATCGAACAGCAAGAAGCCGTTCTCGATTTCCTCCGACCGAATCTCGATAATCAAATCCTGATTACGATCGGGAGTGAGAACAATGTGGATGCATTAAAAGATTGTAGCGTCATCCGGGCCCATTATTCGGTCGACGGTGTCTCGATCGGGACACTCGCCTTGATCGGACCGAAACGGATGGATTACAACCGGGGAATCAACTCGATCATCCATCTACTTCAAGCATTCCAAACCGAATTGCATAAGAACAATTTGGATTGA
- the grpE gene encoding nucleotide exchange factor GrpE: MEEKEQNQNLQQEENVTEPTETVEVTEEEVIQADLVEDEKPDFEAQLEEAKASELRLRADFENFKRRNRVEAENRAKYSSQAIVEKLLPLVDNLDRALQIETENEETKSVLTGVEMVKRQLVETLQNEGVVEIPAVGEAFDPNLHQAVVQEASEEHESGVVIAEFQKGYKLHDRVIRPSMVKVAE, encoded by the coding sequence GTGGAAGAAAAAGAACAGAATCAAAACCTCCAACAAGAAGAAAACGTGACAGAGCCGACTGAAACCGTCGAAGTCACAGAAGAAGAAGTCATCCAAGCGGATCTCGTCGAAGATGAGAAACCAGACTTCGAAGCACAACTCGAAGAAGCGAAAGCTTCAGAATTACGCCTCCGTGCGGATTTTGAGAACTTCAAACGTCGCAACCGTGTCGAAGCAGAGAATCGCGCGAAGTATTCTTCACAAGCCATCGTCGAAAAGCTATTGCCACTCGTCGATAACTTGGACCGTGCGCTCCAAATCGAGACGGAAAACGAAGAAACGAAATCCGTCTTGACGGGTGTCGAAATGGTGAAACGTCAACTCGTCGAAACGCTTCAAAATGAAGGCGTCGTCGAGATTCCAGCTGTCGGTGAAGCGTTCGATCCGAACTTACACCAAGCGGTCGTTCAAGAAGCGAGTGAAGAACACGAATCAGGCGTCGTCATCGCTGAATTCCAAAAAGGGTACAAATTGCACGATCGTGTGATTCGTCCGAGTATGGTTAAAGTAGCTGAGTAA
- the dnaK gene encoding molecular chaperone DnaK: protein MAKIIGIDLGTTNSCVAVMEGGEPVVIANAEGNRTTPSVVAFKNGERQVGEVAKRQAITNPNTIMSIKRHMGTDYKVEVEGKDYTPQEVSAIILQKLKAQAEDYLGEKVTEAVITVPAYFNDAERQATKDAGTIAGLDVKRIINEPTAAALAYGLEKGEDHTILIYDLGGGTFDVSILELGDGVFEVVSTAGDSRLGGDDFDQKIIDHLVAEFKKENGIDLAQDKMALQRLKDAAEKAKKDLSGVSSTQISLPFITAGASGPLHLEMTLSRAKFDDLTADLVERTMEPTRRAMNDAGLTPDKIDKIILVGGSTRIPAVQKAIQDFTGKESFKGVNPDEVVALGAAVQGGVLTGDVKDVVLLDVTPLSLGIETMGGVMTKLIDRNTTIPTSKSQVFSTAADSQPAVDIHVLQGERPMAADNKTLGRFQLTDIPPAPRGVPQIEVKFDIDANGIVNVSAKDLGTNKEQSITIQSSSGLTEADIEQMVKDAEANADADNKRKEEVELRNEADQLVFATDKAIKDLGEQVADADKEKAEAAKEKVTKALEGTDIEAIRSAKDELSTVVQELTQKVYENMAQQQAGAEGAQAGGQDDNVMDAEFEEVDEKDNK, encoded by the coding sequence ATGGCAAAAATCATTGGTATTGACTTAGGTACAACGAACTCATGTGTCGCAGTAATGGAAGGTGGCGAACCAGTCGTCATCGCTAACGCAGAAGGAAACCGTACGACACCATCTGTCGTCGCATTCAAAAACGGCGAGCGTCAAGTAGGGGAAGTCGCAAAACGTCAAGCGATCACGAACCCGAACACGATCATGTCGATCAAGCGTCATATGGGTACGGACTATAAAGTAGAAGTTGAAGGCAAAGACTACACACCACAAGAAGTCTCTGCAATCATCCTTCAAAAACTAAAAGCGCAAGCAGAAGACTACCTCGGTGAAAAAGTCACAGAAGCTGTCATCACAGTACCTGCTTACTTCAACGATGCAGAACGCCAAGCGACAAAAGACGCTGGTACGATTGCTGGTCTTGATGTAAAACGGATCATCAACGAGCCTACAGCGGCAGCACTCGCATACGGTCTCGAAAAAGGCGAAGATCACACGATCCTCATCTATGACCTTGGTGGCGGTACGTTCGACGTGTCGATCCTTGAACTCGGTGATGGTGTCTTTGAAGTTGTTTCAACTGCTGGTGACAGCCGTCTTGGTGGAGATGATTTCGACCAAAAAATCATCGACCATCTCGTAGCAGAATTCAAAAAAGAAAACGGCATCGATCTTGCTCAAGATAAGATGGCGCTTCAACGTTTGAAAGATGCTGCTGAAAAAGCGAAAAAAGACCTTTCAGGTGTTTCTTCAACACAAATCAGCCTTCCGTTCATCACAGCTGGCGCATCAGGTCCACTTCACTTGGAAATGACACTTTCACGTGCGAAATTCGATGATCTCACAGCAGATCTCGTTGAACGTACGATGGAACCAACACGCCGTGCTATGAACGATGCAGGTCTGACACCAGACAAAATCGACAAAATCATCCTCGTTGGTGGTTCGACTCGTATTCCTGCAGTTCAAAAAGCAATCCAAGACTTCACTGGTAAAGAATCGTTCAAAGGGGTTAACCCGGATGAAGTCGTTGCCCTCGGTGCAGCGGTTCAAGGTGGCGTATTGACAGGAGACGTCAAAGACGTCGTTCTTCTCGACGTAACTCCACTCTCACTCGGTATCGAGACAATGGGTGGCGTGATGACGAAATTGATCGATCGTAACACAACGATCCCAACTTCGAAATCACAAGTCTTCTCGACTGCAGCAGACAGCCAACCAGCTGTTGACATCCACGTCCTCCAAGGGGAACGTCCAATGGCAGCAGATAACAAAACACTTGGTCGCTTCCAATTGACGGACATTCCGCCAGCACCACGTGGTGTGCCACAAATCGAAGTTAAATTCGACATCGATGCGAACGGTATCGTTAACGTTTCTGCGAAAGATCTTGGAACGAACAAAGAACAGTCGATCACGATCCAATCATCAAGCGGTTTGACTGAAGCGGACATCGAGCAAATGGTCAAAGATGCAGAAGCAAACGCGGACGCAGACAACAAGCGTAAAGAAGAAGTCGAATTACGCAACGAAGCAGACCAACTCGTCTTCGCAACAGATAAAGCAATCAAAGACCTCGGTGAGCAAGTCGCTGACGCTGATAAAGAAAAAGCAGAAGCTGCAAAAGAAAAAGTAACAAAAGCTCTCGAAGGAACAGACATCGAAGCAATCCGTTCTGCAAAAGACGAATTGTCGACAGTCGTCCAAGAGTTGACACAAAAAGTCTACGAGAACATGGCACAGCAACAAGCTGGCGCTGAAGGCGCACAAGCTGGTGGTCAAGACGACAACGTCATGGACGCTGAGTTCGAAGAAGTCGACGAGAAAGACAACAAGTAA
- the dnaJ gene encoding molecular chaperone DnaJ — translation MEKRDYYEVLGVARDASSAEIKRAYRKLARTYHPDVNKEADADAKFKELSEAYEVLSDDNKRARYDQFGHQDPSQGGGGFGGAEGFGDIFDMFFGGGRRQDPNAPRKGQDLQYVEEIDFMESVTGVEKTITIPVEEDCGTCHGSGAKPGTHPETCKRCGGSGHINVEQNTMFGRVVNQTTCSTCHGRGQIVKEPCETCRGAGRVRKNKDVRVKIPAGIDNGQQIRLAGKGEAGVNGGPAGDLYVVVRVAAHELFERVDDHIVMDMPLTFAQATLGDEIEVPTVHGKVSLKIPAGTQTGSRFRLRGKGMPNVRSGHHGDQYVNVVVITPKNLTERQKELLREFNEISDEKGVEEQHEGVFSRIKTFFTG, via the coding sequence GTGGAAAAACGCGATTATTATGAAGTACTAGGCGTCGCGCGCGATGCCTCATCAGCGGAAATCAAACGCGCGTACCGTAAGCTTGCCCGGACGTACCACCCGGACGTCAACAAGGAAGCAGATGCGGATGCGAAATTCAAGGAATTATCGGAAGCGTATGAAGTGTTATCCGATGACAATAAACGAGCACGTTACGACCAATTCGGTCACCAAGATCCATCACAAGGTGGCGGTGGATTCGGTGGAGCTGAAGGATTTGGCGACATCTTCGACATGTTCTTCGGTGGCGGACGTCGTCAAGATCCAAACGCACCACGTAAAGGACAGGATTTACAATACGTCGAGGAAATCGACTTCATGGAATCGGTCACAGGCGTCGAGAAGACGATCACGATCCCAGTCGAAGAAGATTGCGGTACATGTCATGGTTCGGGTGCCAAACCAGGAACACATCCGGAAACATGTAAACGATGCGGTGGTTCGGGTCACATCAACGTCGAACAAAACACGATGTTCGGTCGTGTCGTCAACCAAACGACATGTTCGACATGTCATGGCCGTGGACAAATCGTCAAGGAGCCATGTGAAACATGTCGTGGAGCTGGTCGCGTTCGTAAAAACAAAGATGTCCGTGTCAAAATTCCAGCAGGGATCGATAATGGGCAACAAATCCGCTTAGCAGGAAAAGGGGAAGCTGGTGTCAACGGTGGACCAGCGGGTGATTTGTATGTCGTCGTTCGTGTCGCAGCACATGAACTGTTCGAACGTGTCGACGATCATATCGTCATGGATATGCCACTTACATTCGCACAAGCAACACTTGGCGATGAGATCGAAGTGCCGACTGTTCATGGTAAGGTCAGTCTGAAGATTCCAGCGGGCACACAGACAGGATCGCGATTCCGTCTCCGTGGAAAAGGGATGCCGAACGTTCGGTCCGGTCACCATGGCGACCAGTACGTCAATGTCGTCGTCATTACACCGAAGAATCTGACAGAACGTCAAAAAGAACTCTTACGGGAATTCAATGAAATCAGCGATGAAAAAGGTGTCGAAGAGCAACACGAAGGTGTCTTCAGCCGGATCAAGACATTCTTTACAGGGTGA